The DNA segment ACGAGGGCCGGGACTTGACCCGCGCATACCAGGCCTTGGCTGCGTCGTCCTCGCTCCATGGCACGTCGCCCAGATAGTCGATCGCCGACAGATGCGCCGCGGCGGCGAGATCCGCGAAGGTGATCCGGTCACCGGCGAGATAGTTCCGCGTTCGCGCCAGCCAGCCGATATAGGCCAGATGATAGCGCACATTCACTTTCGCCGCGCGCATCACGTCGGCTGACGGCGGGCCGCCGCCTTCCTGCTCGCTCATGAAACGCTTGTAGATGCGCTCGGTCACCAGCGGGTTCGAAGCTTCCTCGAAGAATTTTTCGTTGAACCAGGCCATCAGCCGCCGCACTTCGATGCGTTCGGCCATGGCTTGCGGCAA comes from the Bradyrhizobium erythrophlei genome and includes:
- a CDS encoding glutathione S-transferase family protein — protein: MFTLFHHPFCPHSRFVRLVLGELGVELNLVEERTWERREAFLALNPAGATPVLIAEGQPAIPGAGIIAEYLDETLGAEAADRRLLPQAMAERIEVRRLMAWFNEKFFEEASNPLVTERIYKRFMSEQEGGGPPSADVMRAAKVNVRYHLAYIGWLARTRNYLAGDRITFADLAAAAHLSAIDYLGDVPWSEDDAAKAWYARVKSRPSFRPLLSEWLAGVPASRTYVDLDF